Proteins encoded by one window of Primulina huaijiensis isolate GDHJ02 chromosome 1, ASM1229523v2, whole genome shotgun sequence:
- the LOC140963978 gene encoding UDP-glycosyltransferase 73C4-like — protein MAIDEYQKLHFALLPFMAQGHMIPMVDIARLLAKRGATVTILTTPHNGKRFGNVIDRAIDSQLKVRVVHLKFPSVEAGLPEGCENFDMLATMDDAKKFFAAIGMLKDQVRGIIEELEPRVNCFIADMCFTWASNLGKALHIPRLMFHGFSCFSLLCLYILNSSKDIEAISSNFEYFVVPGLPDRIEITKAQLRGTVTQWDPNWSELRDKMRQAEDEAYGTVINTFHDLEPEYVKEYVKVRDGKKLWSVGPVSLSNKDGLDIAERGNKASIDGDKCLKWLDLQEKASVIYVCLGSLSRVSTSQLVELGLALRASNRPFIWVIRNASDEFKARLLEEKLEDDTDGRGFLIHGWAPQVMILSHPSVGGFLTHCGWNSTLEGITAGLPMIAWPVFAEQFCNEKFIVHVTKTGIRVGVELPVLLGEEEKVGVLVKHDEIKTIIDELMDGGEEGEARRKRARKLGEMAKRATEEGGSSFRNIELLIKDVVEYHKTN, from the coding sequence ATGGCCATTGATGAATACCAAAAACTTCACTTTGCGTTGCTTCCTTTCATGGCTCAGGGCCATATGATCCCCATGGTTGATATAGCCAGATTACTGGCGAAAAGAGGAGCTACTGTCACCATTTTAACCACACCCCACAATGGAAAAAGATTCGGAAACGTTATCGATCGAGCAATCGATTCTCAACTCAAGGTCCGAGTCGTACATCTCAAATTCCCTAGTGTCGAAGCCGGGCTCCCCGAAGGGTGCGAGAATTTCGACATGCTCGCAACCATGGATGATGCTAAAAAGTTTTTTGCAGCTATCGGCATGTTGAAAGATCAGGTTCGAGGAATCATTGAAGAACTCGAACCACGGGTCAACTGTTTCATTGCTGATATGTGTTTTACGTGGGCTTCAAATCTCGGCAAAGCCTTGCATATTCCTAGACTCATGTTTCATGGGTTCAGTTGCTTTTCTCTTTTATGCTTGTATATTTTGAATAGTTCCAAGGACATTGAAGCCATATCTTCTAATTTCGAGTATTTTGTGGTGCCGGGATTGCCTGATAGAATTGAAATCACCAAAGCTCAGCTTCGGGGAACCGTTACTCAATGGGATCCGAACTGGAGTGAGTTAAGAGACAAAATGAGACAGGCTGAGGATGAAGCATATGGAACAGTGataaatacatttcatgatttGGAGCCTGAATACGTGAAGGAATACGTGAAAGTGAGAGATGGTAAAAAGCTCTGGTCTGTCGGTCCTGTTTCGTTATCCAACAAAGATGGGTTAGATATCGCTGAGAGGGGGAATAAAGCATCGATTGATGGAGATAAATGCTTAAAATGGCTAGATTTACAAGAAAAAGCCTCCGTTATTTACGTCTGTCTTGGAAGTTTGTCCCGTGTTTCTACTTCGCAGTTGGTGGAGCTCGGTTTAGCCTTAAGAGCTTCGAATCGGCCCTTCATATGGGTTATCAGAAATGCATCAGATGAATTCAAAGCAAGGTTATTAGAAGAGAAACTCGAAGACGACACCGACGGGAGAGGGTTCTTGATCCATGGGTGGGCACCGCAAGTGATGATACTTTCTCATCCATCCGTTGGAGGATTCTTGACGCATTGCGGATGGAACTCGACACTTGAAGGAATTACTGCAGGCTTGCCAATGATAGCATGGCCGGTGTTTGCGGAGCAATTTTGCAATGAGAAGTTTATCGTCCATGTGACCAAGACTGGTATAAGAGTAGGTGTAGAGTTGCCTGTCCTTCTTGGAGAGGAGGAAAAGGTGGGAGTGTTAGTTAAACATGATGAGATTAAAACGATAATTGATGAGCTCATGGATGGAGGAGAAGAAGGGGAAGCGAGACGAAAACGAGCTCGAAAACTGGGTGAAATGGCTAAAAGAGCAACAGAGGAAGGTGGTTCTTCATTCAGAAACATTGAGTTGCTTATAAAAGATGTCGTCGAGTAtcataaaacaaattaa